From Lentisphaera araneosa HTCC2155, one genomic window encodes:
- a CDS encoding glycosyltransferase, translating into MRVIQLTTELLLAGAERVILELSRELVRLGHEVLVISLAPIPQDRNQTIVDDLEQAGVKYESLNLSKKNPFGVFKLRRLLKEFKTDVVHAHMIHSNLLSRLLVPTKIQLINTVHIAERRSNKGWHFLWDRLTFSEHVTQTCVSKAVADFHAKKIGVESLPVVYNGLTCPPKLSSQTLKSLRKEWGLDHCNKIMGSVGRLNQQKGYDWFLKELKGVTVPPEEKWGLVILGEGEERTQLEALVKELPDNIKCVLPGFRSDAASCIGAFDCFVMPSNYEGFGLTLIEAMSHGVPIVANAVDSLPELMEYYDNGVCSTKINFIAQVQQAIQKSKVQGTFPFTVQKMADEYLALYEGQ; encoded by the coding sequence ATGCGGGTTATTCAATTAACAACTGAGCTGCTCTTGGCGGGAGCCGAGCGGGTGATACTTGAGCTTAGTCGTGAACTAGTACGCTTGGGGCACGAGGTTTTGGTGATTAGTTTGGCGCCGATTCCTCAAGATCGTAATCAGACGATTGTCGACGATCTTGAACAAGCGGGAGTGAAGTATGAATCCCTTAATCTATCGAAAAAGAATCCATTTGGAGTTTTTAAACTCCGCAGGCTGCTCAAAGAGTTTAAGACTGATGTGGTTCATGCCCACATGATTCATTCGAATCTCTTGAGTCGTTTATTAGTACCTACAAAAATACAGTTAATCAATACAGTGCACATCGCAGAACGCCGGTCCAATAAGGGCTGGCATTTTTTATGGGATCGATTGACTTTCTCAGAGCATGTAACGCAAACTTGCGTTTCTAAAGCCGTAGCGGATTTTCACGCGAAGAAGATAGGTGTAGAATCCTTGCCCGTAGTCTACAACGGGCTTACCTGCCCTCCCAAACTCAGTTCTCAAACCTTGAAGTCTCTACGAAAAGAATGGGGGTTGGATCATTGCAATAAGATAATGGGTTCGGTTGGAAGGCTCAATCAACAGAAGGGCTACGACTGGTTTTTGAAGGAGTTAAAAGGTGTCACAGTACCTCCTGAGGAGAAGTGGGGGCTCGTTATTTTAGGGGAAGGTGAAGAACGAACTCAACTCGAGGCGCTGGTTAAAGAACTCCCTGATAATATAAAATGTGTTCTTCCAGGTTTTCGTTCTGATGCCGCGTCCTGTATTGGGGCTTTTGACTGCTTTGTGATGCCCTCAAATTATGAGGGTTTTGGTTTGACATTGATTGAAGCAATGAGTCATGGTGTGCCAATTGTCGCTAATGCTGTAGATTCTTTACCAGAACTTATGGAATATTACGATAATGGTGTTTGCTCTACTAAAATTAATTTCATAGCGCAAGTTCAACAAGCTATACAAAAATCAAAAGTGCAAGGGACTTTCCCTTTTACAGTACAAAAAATGG
- a CDS encoding glycosyltransferase family 4 protein, whose amino-acid sequence MRIAYDVSILEGNELTGVEKLAFNLFSKMWLLGVAHQHILICRERPQCLVNLPGNCCVVETGKAHLWRWFRLRKALKLEGVDAFVSGVTNLTLPIKGLKMYPYAHECQWLYDTNEGGFGKHKFLFQMSTRLASRIITNSHSTAKDITMELKLDRKVDVISPSYDESVLIPSDKNRAQVLKELSLEDGDYYLFVSSIRPKKNIDLLLEAFSKTPNERLLLVGKVLYPEIPEKAKLLGLTNVHFLGYVKDEDVSVLYDNAKAFLYVSKNEGFGLPILEAYAHGCPVIVSRDGSIPEVAGDAAVYIDGDDADELGKVLQGFKRDVDFTQKSATILKKYDWSQSAQKYLEILEKDYAGYSINN is encoded by the coding sequence ATGAGAATTGCTTATGATGTCTCCATTTTAGAGGGGAATGAATTAACAGGTGTAGAGAAATTAGCGTTTAATCTCTTTAGTAAAATGTGGCTCTTGGGTGTTGCGCATCAACACATCTTGATTTGTAGAGAGAGGCCCCAATGTTTAGTGAATCTACCTGGAAACTGTTGTGTGGTGGAGACAGGAAAAGCTCATTTATGGCGCTGGTTTAGGCTCCGAAAAGCGTTAAAGCTAGAGGGAGTAGATGCTTTTGTCTCGGGGGTAACTAATTTAACTTTACCAATCAAAGGGCTGAAAATGTATCCTTATGCGCATGAGTGTCAATGGCTTTATGATACTAATGAAGGCGGATTTGGTAAACATAAATTTTTATTTCAAATGTCTACTAGATTAGCGAGCCGGATCATTACTAACTCACATAGTACAGCAAAAGATATTACCATGGAACTGAAGCTTGATCGTAAAGTGGACGTGATATCACCATCGTACGATGAATCGGTGTTGATTCCATCGGATAAAAATCGTGCACAAGTATTGAAGGAATTAAGTTTAGAGGATGGAGATTATTATCTCTTTGTCTCTTCCATACGACCAAAGAAAAATATCGATTTATTACTCGAGGCCTTTTCGAAAACACCAAATGAGCGATTATTGCTAGTGGGTAAAGTACTTTATCCTGAGATACCTGAAAAAGCGAAACTTTTAGGCCTTACTAATGTACATTTTCTCGGCTATGTAAAAGATGAAGATGTCTCAGTATTATATGATAATGCAAAAGCTTTTTTATATGTATCCAAGAATGAAGGTTTTGGCTTACCTATACTCGAAGCCTATGCACACGGATGTCCTGTAATTGTGAGTCGTGACGGGTCAATACCGGAAGTCGCCGGTGATGCCGCCGTTTATATTGATGGAGATGATGCAGATGAACTTGGGAAGGTGTTGCAAGGTTTTAAAAGAGATGTGGATTTCACACAAAAATCAGCAACGATTCTCAAAAAATATGATTGGAGTCAATCAGCACAAAAATACTTAGAGATTTTAGAGAAAGATTATGCGGGTTATTCAATTAACAACTGA
- a CDS encoding glycosyltransferase family 2 protein — protein sequence MKKNLPISIVIPSYNRAPQLRITLPLYLSLPVEKIILVDDCSTDGTELEYAELDHPKFLYYRNPENLKQPGARNKGVELSTSKYLIMGEDDVYMAADYVESLYKKMIELRADFIAGRMINMNRDETYESAQGRAMLMSNKEFKSRNSLGFDYSCQFDEAIPTPYLHACSIFRRDWAVQYPYCGRYRGNGLREESHFYLNAYRHGAKMYYESSVAAYHMFHDYEGGCRGTHLSYAYSGVVNTHKFLNVFWDEIQDIFEIKQNRLVFELIFTLNLFKSTFKHWISMTFPNLHKLLKKLKEKS from the coding sequence ATGAAAAAAAACCTTCCAATTAGTATTGTTATTCCTTCATATAACAGGGCGCCACAATTACGTATTACCTTGCCATTATACTTATCTTTGCCTGTTGAAAAAATCATTTTAGTTGACGACTGTTCGACGGATGGAACTGAATTAGAATATGCTGAACTCGATCATCCGAAATTCCTATATTACCGTAACCCAGAAAACTTGAAGCAACCTGGCGCTCGTAATAAAGGAGTGGAACTCAGTACATCTAAATATTTGATTATGGGTGAAGATGATGTTTACATGGCGGCCGACTATGTAGAGAGCTTATATAAAAAAATGATTGAACTTCGGGCCGATTTCATTGCGGGGCGCATGATTAATATGAACCGAGATGAAACTTATGAGTCCGCACAGGGGCGCGCAATGCTAATGTCTAATAAAGAGTTTAAGTCACGCAATTCTCTAGGATTTGATTACTCATGTCAATTTGATGAGGCTATTCCTACACCCTATTTACACGCATGTAGTATATTCCGACGTGATTGGGCGGTACAGTATCCGTATTGTGGTAGATATAGAGGTAATGGCCTACGTGAGGAGTCACATTTTTACCTAAATGCTTATCGTCATGGGGCTAAAATGTATTATGAATCGTCAGTGGCGGCGTATCATATGTTTCATGATTACGAAGGTGGTTGCCGTGGCACTCATTTAAGTTATGCTTATTCCGGAGTCGTTAATACACATAAATTTTTAAATGTTTTTTGGGATGAGATTCAGGATATTTTTGAGATAAAACAAAACCGGCTTGTATTTGAGCTGATTTTCACACTGAATTTATTTAAGAGTACTTTTAAGCATTGGATCTCCATGACTTTTCCAAATTTACATAAACTTTTAAAAAAACTCAAAGAGAAATCATGA
- a CDS encoding sugar nucleotide-binding protein, with amino-acid sequence MLTVLVLGSEGMLGHVLYKKLKEQKHITVKGLSRRDGEFTDIKMDASDFHSLEQHLHDNNYDVVINCIGVLISASENCMSNAVLMNSYLPHFFNEQSLKHQFKFIHISTDCVFSGIDGSYTVNSKVDGEGMYAKSKALGELISETSLVIRTSIIGPELKLGTGLYNWCIQQRGELTGYSKAYWTGLTTMELSKMIIHILDGALSHGLYQLVPARKISKYELLSIINNEFNLDLTIHPCDQYKVDKSLVCNYPDLGVINDYKTMIKEMKHWVTINRELYSHSV; translated from the coding sequence ATGTTAACGGTCTTAGTTTTAGGCTCTGAAGGCATGTTAGGACATGTTTTGTACAAGAAATTAAAAGAACAAAAGCACATCACAGTAAAAGGCTTGAGTCGTCGTGATGGAGAATTTACTGATATTAAGATGGATGCTTCAGATTTTCACTCATTAGAGCAGCATTTACATGATAATAATTACGATGTCGTGATTAATTGTATAGGTGTACTTATTTCGGCATCTGAAAATTGTATGAGTAATGCTGTGTTAATGAATAGTTATCTCCCTCATTTTTTTAATGAACAATCCCTTAAACATCAATTTAAATTTATTCACATAAGCACGGATTGTGTGTTTTCAGGTATCGATGGTTCTTATACAGTGAATTCCAAAGTTGATGGAGAAGGGATGTATGCCAAAAGTAAAGCACTTGGTGAACTGATTTCAGAGACCTCTTTAGTTATACGGACCTCTATTATTGGGCCTGAACTGAAGCTTGGGACAGGTCTTTATAACTGGTGTATTCAGCAAAGGGGTGAGCTTACAGGTTATTCTAAAGCTTATTGGACCGGTTTAACAACAATGGAATTATCAAAAATGATTATCCATATATTAGATGGGGCGTTAAGTCATGGTTTATATCAGCTTGTCCCTGCTCGAAAAATCAGTAAATACGAGTTATTATCGATCATAAATAATGAATTTAATTTAGATCTAACTATTCATCCATGTGATCAATATAAAGTTGATAAAAGCTTAGTTTGTAATTACCCTGATTTGGGAGTGATAAATGATTATAAAACGATGATAAAAGAAATGAAGCATTGGGTCACGATAAATAGAGAGCTTTATAGCCATTCTGTATGA
- the wecB gene encoding non-hydrolyzing UDP-N-acetylglucosamine 2-epimerase produces the protein MRKIVTIVGTRPEIIKLSAVISELDKHCEHILVHSGQNYDYELNQVFFDDLGIRKPDYFLEAAGANAAITIANIITKSDEVFEKLKPDAILLYGDTNSCLSVISAKKRKIPIFHMEAGNRCFDQRVPEEVNRKIIDHLSDINMTLTEHARRYLIQEGLPAERILKVGSSMKEVLMNNQMAIDNSTILKSLDLEEKEYFVVSIHREENVDNPINFSHFLNSLNQLVNEFGKKIIVSTHPRTRKKLAEYKDVRLDDKVTFLKPLGFFDYISLQKNAFCTISDSGTITEESSILGFPAVTIRDAHERPEGMDEGTLIMCGLESENIVNAIKIVSSGQCDNFPKIVDDYNGDYISKKVVRIIHSYIDYVNRVVWSK, from the coding sequence ATGAGAAAAATTGTTACGATTGTTGGGACTAGACCAGAAATAATTAAACTTAGTGCAGTTATATCTGAGTTGGATAAGCACTGTGAGCATATACTCGTTCATTCGGGCCAAAATTATGATTATGAATTAAACCAAGTCTTTTTTGATGATTTAGGTATTCGTAAGCCAGATTATTTTTTAGAGGCAGCGGGAGCTAATGCGGCCATTACGATAGCTAATATAATTACGAAATCCGATGAAGTTTTTGAAAAGTTAAAGCCGGATGCCATATTACTTTATGGAGATACGAATAGTTGTTTGTCGGTCATCAGTGCCAAAAAAAGAAAAATCCCAATTTTCCATATGGAAGCAGGTAATAGATGCTTTGATCAACGAGTTCCGGAAGAGGTTAATAGGAAAATCATTGATCATCTAAGTGATATTAATATGACCCTCACTGAGCATGCTCGTCGTTACTTAATTCAAGAAGGCTTACCTGCGGAAAGAATTCTTAAAGTGGGCTCATCGATGAAAGAAGTATTGATGAATAATCAAATGGCGATAGATAATTCCACAATATTAAAAAGCTTAGACTTAGAAGAAAAAGAATACTTTGTAGTATCAATTCATCGTGAAGAAAACGTAGATAACCCTATTAATTTCTCTCATTTTTTAAATAGTTTAAACCAATTAGTTAATGAGTTCGGTAAAAAAATCATTGTTTCTACTCATCCAAGAACACGTAAAAAGTTGGCAGAATACAAAGATGTAAGGTTGGATGACAAGGTCACTTTCTTGAAACCATTAGGTTTTTTTGATTATATATCACTCCAAAAAAATGCTTTTTGTACTATATCAGATAGTGGTACAATAACGGAAGAATCTTCGATTTTGGGCTTCCCTGCAGTTACGATTCGTGATGCACACGAACGTCCTGAGGGCATGGATGAAGGTACATTGATAATGTGTGGTTTAGAGAGTGAAAATATAGTTAATGCCATAAAAATTGTAAGCTCAGGTCAATGTGATAATTTCCCAAAAATCGTAGATGATTATAATGGAGATTATATATCAAAAAAAGTCGTTCGTATTATTCATAGTTATATTGATTATGTGAATCGTGTTGTTTGGAGTAAATAA
- a CDS encoding polysaccharide biosynthesis protein, producing MFKDNTLLITGGTGSFGNAVLDKFLDSEIKEIRILSRDEKKQHDMRLKYKNEKIKFYIGDVRDYNSVNFAMAGVDYVFSAAALKQVPSCEFYPIEAVKTNILGTENTVNAAIANGVQKMIALSTDKAVYPINAMGMSKALMEKAVVASSRKVIDNKTLLSCTRYGNVMASRGSVIPLFVELIKEGKDLTITDPNMTRFMMSLEDAVGLVLFAFQNGKQGDIFVQKSPACTILTLAKALQEIFKADNEIKIIGTRHGEKKHEALLSREEMLIAEDLGDYYRVPLDTRGLNYSKYYSEGDETVSKLDDYTSANTEIYEVDEMVELLLSLDYIQAELASWT from the coding sequence ATGTTTAAAGATAATACACTTTTGATAACAGGTGGAACGGGTTCATTTGGCAATGCGGTTCTAGATAAGTTTTTAGATAGTGAGATCAAAGAGATTCGCATTCTAAGCCGTGATGAAAAAAAGCAGCATGATATGCGCCTCAAATATAAAAATGAAAAAATAAAATTCTATATTGGCGATGTGCGGGATTATAACAGTGTGAACTTCGCAATGGCGGGGGTCGATTATGTTTTTAGTGCCGCAGCATTAAAACAAGTCCCATCATGTGAATTTTATCCAATTGAAGCAGTCAAAACGAATATTTTAGGGACTGAAAACACTGTGAATGCAGCCATCGCGAACGGTGTACAAAAAATGATCGCACTCAGTACCGATAAGGCAGTCTATCCAATCAACGCAATGGGAATGAGCAAAGCCTTAATGGAAAAAGCTGTGGTTGCGTCATCAAGAAAAGTCATAGACAATAAAACACTCTTGAGTTGTACCCGTTATGGGAATGTTATGGCTTCACGGGGCTCAGTGATTCCGCTTTTTGTTGAATTAATCAAAGAGGGAAAAGATTTAACAATTACAGACCCTAATATGACTCGATTTATGATGTCTTTAGAAGATGCTGTTGGTTTAGTTTTATTTGCTTTCCAAAATGGTAAACAAGGAGATATCTTTGTTCAGAAATCCCCTGCATGCACCATTTTGACTTTAGCGAAAGCTTTACAGGAAATTTTTAAAGCTGATAATGAAATTAAAATTATAGGCACTCGCCACGGTGAGAAAAAACATGAAGCACTCCTAAGCCGTGAAGAAATGTTAATAGCCGAAGATTTGGGTGATTACTATAGAGTTCCTTTAGATACACGAGGGTTAAATTACTCTAAATATTATTCTGAAGGAGATGAAACGGTTTCAAAATTAGATGATTATACCTCCGCAAATACAGAGATATATGAAGTAGATGAAATGGTTGAACTGCTATTATCCCTTGATTATATTCAGGCTGAATTAGCTTCTTGGACCTAA
- a CDS encoding glycosyltransferase family 2 protein, with protein sequence MSQIEYNQKLSIVVPTYNRAQYIDKFIELHLPQLCEFNVALYIFDNASTDSTEEVIKQWKNKSHLIQYINNEENIGAIKNVERALCYPETDYIWMVGDTNLLPLAGIKRALEEINIYSPDCMVFNLKGMPNRQDKTYSGHSKVLSELGSITSNLSTIVHKKSVIMSVDWMGITKCFYPHTVLLYRAIAKEHFTLRWIGSSYVRGLELPNTPKIAWSNGKEVFEIGLRNWSLTIMDLPSIYSLRSKFAAINDFLKITELCTFPRLLFLRACASLNYSTAVRYKKEFKQYIKTPYCVICIISISPRNFCSLIICCGSIVKAFLKNKMIWSLFKGRVG encoded by the coding sequence ATGAGTCAGATAGAGTATAACCAAAAGCTCTCGATAGTGGTCCCGACTTATAACCGTGCTCAGTATATAGATAAATTTATTGAACTGCACCTACCACAATTATGTGAATTTAATGTAGCGCTTTATATTTTTGATAATGCGTCTACTGACAGTACTGAAGAGGTGATTAAACAGTGGAAAAATAAAAGTCATTTGATTCAGTATATCAACAATGAAGAGAATATTGGTGCTATAAAAAATGTTGAGAGGGCATTATGTTATCCTGAAACCGATTATATATGGATGGTGGGCGATACCAATTTATTACCACTTGCAGGAATTAAGCGAGCATTAGAAGAAATAAATATATACTCCCCTGATTGTATGGTGTTTAACTTAAAAGGGATGCCGAATCGGCAAGATAAAACATATTCAGGTCATAGCAAAGTACTATCAGAACTTGGAAGTATTACATCTAATTTGAGTACAATAGTGCATAAAAAAAGTGTAATAATGAGTGTTGATTGGATGGGTATCACAAAATGTTTTTATCCGCACACAGTTCTGTTATATAGAGCTATTGCCAAGGAGCACTTTACTTTAAGGTGGATAGGTAGTTCATATGTTAGAGGCTTAGAGCTTCCTAATACGCCTAAAATTGCATGGTCAAATGGCAAGGAAGTATTCGAGATAGGGCTACGAAATTGGTCGTTGACGATTATGGATTTACCATCTATTTACAGCTTGAGGAGTAAGTTCGCAGCGATTAATGATTTTTTGAAGATTACGGAACTATGTACTTTTCCTCGACTATTATTTTTACGAGCTTGCGCGTCATTAAATTACTCTACAGCCGTTCGGTATAAGAAAGAATTTAAACAATATATCAAGACGCCCTATTGTGTAATATGTATTATTTCAATTTCACCACGAAATTTTTGTTCATTAATCATTTGTTGTGGGAGTATCGTTAAAGCTTTTCTTAAAAATAAAATGATTTGGTCTTTATTTAAAGGAAGAGTAGGATGA
- a CDS encoding FkbM family methyltransferase produces the protein MRLEELEQAYNLGKLDKQSYIQQMYSIHDKLFEYSEFIKNRDVEKIEISEKGVEITSKELGIKVLCKRKDQRTAPVEILNFGFYEKKDSDMILSLIQDNSVFFDIGANIGWYSIAAAKVKKNITIHTFEPIKQTYDCLLENIKINQCEQIETYNLGLSNIEDELTFYFYDEGSGNASSALLDETRENQKHTCKVKPLDSFFPKLNLKNLDFIKCDVEGAELLVFKGGVQTIEQYKPIVFTEILRKWTAKFNYDPNEIITFFKDLGYGCYYAQDNNLKEFMEMDEDTVETNFFFLHKTKHAQLIQERVSKTLT, from the coding sequence TTGAGATTAGAAGAATTAGAGCAGGCCTACAATTTAGGTAAGCTTGACAAACAAAGCTATATTCAACAAATGTATTCAATACATGACAAACTTTTTGAGTACAGTGAATTTATTAAGAATAGAGATGTTGAAAAAATAGAGATAAGTGAAAAAGGCGTAGAGATCACGTCTAAAGAACTAGGTATTAAAGTTTTATGTAAAAGAAAAGATCAACGAACTGCTCCAGTAGAAATTCTAAATTTCGGCTTTTATGAAAAAAAAGATTCCGACATGATTCTATCTTTGATTCAAGATAACAGTGTCTTTTTTGATATTGGTGCAAATATAGGCTGGTATTCTATTGCTGCGGCTAAAGTGAAAAAAAATATTACAATTCATACATTTGAACCTATTAAACAAACCTATGATTGCTTATTAGAGAATATAAAAATTAATCAATGTGAACAAATAGAAACGTATAATTTAGGGCTTTCTAATATTGAAGATGAATTAACATTTTATTTTTATGATGAAGGATCAGGTAATGCTTCTTCCGCCTTATTAGATGAAACTAGGGAAAATCAAAAACATACTTGTAAAGTAAAACCTTTGGATAGTTTCTTTCCGAAATTAAACTTGAAAAATTTAGACTTTATCAAATGTGATGTTGAGGGTGCTGAACTATTAGTTTTTAAAGGTGGTGTACAAACCATAGAGCAATACAAGCCAATAGTTTTTACTGAGATTTTAAGAAAATGGACTGCCAAATTTAATTATGATCCAAATGAAATAATCACATTTTTCAAAGACCTTGGTTACGGATGCTATTACGCACAAGACAATAACTTAAAAGAATTTATGGAGATGGATGAAGATACTGTAGAGACTAATTTCTTTTTTCTACATAAAACAAAACATGCCCAATTAATTCAGGAAAGAGTAAGTAAAACCCTCACTTAG